The nucleotide window CCGGCGGGATATTTCGTGCTGCTATATTGCCCACGCTGATTATACTCCTGATCTTTTTAACGACTGCATTTTTATAATTAGCGGATAAGGTCTTTGAAAAAACAGGGACGAATCAAAAAGTCGCTCAAAAAAATAATCCATTTTTTAGAGATTATACAACTGAATCAAAACTTGGGAGAACACGATGGCTGATCTTACCATCCCCGACGGGCTGAGCGGTCATGAAATCATAAATGATAACTTATACAATAAAGGGACAGCCTTTACCCATGCCGAGAGGATGGCCTTGGGGCTTGACGGCCTCCTGCCGCCGGTGGTGGACACCATCGAGGCACAGGAAGCCAGAGTCATGGAAAATTATGACAAAAAACCCTCTGATATAGAAAAATACATCTTTCTAATGACCTTGCTGGATCAGAATTTGACCCTATTTAACCGCGTACTGGTCAATCACCTGGAAGAAATGATGCCCATCATTTACACCCCCACGGTGGGGGAGGCCTGCCGGGAATACTCCCACATCTTTCGCAGGCCCCAGGGAATATTTCTAACGGCTGATGAAAAAGGACGTTATGCGGAGCTGCTTGAGCAATGGCCTGGTAAAGACGTCCGGGTCATCGTGGTCACCGATGGCGAACGGATTTTAGGGTTGGGCGATCTGGGAGCCTCCGGCATGGGCATCCCCGTAGGCAAACTATGCCTGTATGCGGCTGGTGCCGGTATCCCTTTTCAACACTGCCTGCCGGTGATGATCGATGTGGGCACCAACAATGCCGAGTTCATTAATGATCCGCATTACATCGGGCTCAGACAGGAGCGTCTACGGGGTGAAGCTTATGATGAAATCATCGAAGAATTCGTCATCGCGGTGCAGGAAATATTTCCCAAAGCATTGATTCAGTTCGAGGATTTTGGCAACCAGAATGCATTCCGGCTGCTGAAAAATTACCGTGACCGGATATGTGTCTTTAATGATGACATCCAGGGAACCGCCTGTGTGAGCCTGGCCGGTTTGTTAGCCGCCATGCGGCTTGGTCATCGCAATTTGCAAGATCAAACCTTCTTATTTATGGGAGCGGGTGAAGCTGGAACCGGAATAGGTCAACTGATCGTATCCGCACTGGTTAAAAGCGGGATGTCGCTTGCCGATGCCCGTCAGAGATGCTGGTATGTGGATTCCAATGGGTTGGTGGTCAAAAGCCGTGAAGGGCTGGCGGACCATAAAAAACCCTTTGCTCACGATCATGCGCCTGTGCCGGATTTTCTGTCCGCCGTCCAGGCGTTGAAACCCACTGCGATCGTGGGCGTATCTGCTCAGGCCGGTAAGTTTGATAAGCAAGTGCTGCAAACCATGGCTGAAATTAATGAGCAGCCCATCATTTTTGCCCTTTCCAACCCCACCGCCAATGCGGAATGCACGGCCGGCGAGGCCTACACCTGGACCCAAGGGCGCTGCCTGTTTGCCAGCGGCAGCCCTTTTGATCCGGTCACCATTGATCAAAAAACTTTCATCCCCGGGCAGGGCAATAACGCCTATATTTTCCCGGGTGTCGGCTTAGGCGTCATTGCCAGTCAGGCCAAACACGTCACCGAAGACATGTTCCTGGCAGCGGCTGAAACGCTGGCCAAGCAAGTCTCCCAGGCTGACTTTGAAAGCGGGCGCATATACCCGCCTCTGAATACCATCCGCCAGATTTCTTTACATATCGCCGTCGCCGTGGCCCAGCTGGCGTTTGAGAAAGGGTTAGCCCGTATTCAACAACCAGACAATTTAGCAGCCTTTATTCAATCGCAGATGTATGAACCGCATTATACATCGCATGTGTAATAGCCATTCAGAATCCCTTTTCATGAAAACCGGAGGACAAAAACAGGATAATGCCCGATAAATCATCAAAACCGGTCAGAAGCATATCTCAAAAAACAGGATTAATTTTAGGGCCGGTATTGTTTTTGATGGTAATATTAATTTTGGATTTAGAGCCGGGCAAACCGGTTGTCACACGTATGGCGGCGATCGCTGTTCTGATGGCCGTCTGGTGGATTACAGACGCCATTCCCCTTTTTGCCACATCCCTGCTGCCCATGATTCTCTACCCATTGCTGGGCATATTGAGCACCAAAGCTACAGCGCCCATTTATGTCAACAGCACCATTTTTCTGTTTTTGGGCGGTTTCATGATCGCTTTGACCATGGAGCAATGGAACCTCCATAAGCGGATTGCCGTATATATCATCCGCTTGATCGGCGGCGGCCCTTCCCGTATTGTTTTGGGTTTCATGGTGGCGGCGGCCTTTTTGTCCATGTGGATATCCAATACCGCAACGGCCATTATGATGCTGCCCATTGGCCTGGCCATTGTTTCGAAAATGGAATCCGATTTCGGCGCCAAAGAGACCCATAAACTCACCCTGGGCTTGATGCTGGGCATTGCCTATGCCTGCTCGGTGGGGGGGATGGCCACCCTTGTCGGCACGCCTCCTAACCTGGCCTTTGCGAGGATTTTTTCGATCACCTTTCCGGCGGCCAAGCCGATTGCCTTTGGCACCTGGTTTGTCATGGCGCTTCCCCTGGCAGCCGTTTTTTTGGTGGTCATCTGGTGGATGCTCACGAAGGTCCTCTACCGAGTTCCAGCGCATGTCACCATAGACAAATCCATTGTGAATAAGGCCTATAAAGAATTGGGGCCGATGAGCTTTGAAGAGCGCGTCGTGCTGCTTATATTCTCTTTAACAGCCGTGCTGTGGGTATTTCGCAAAGATCTGATTCTGGGATTTGTTTCCATCCCCGGATGGTCCAACCTGCTTCCCTATCCAAAACTGATCGATGACGGCACAGTGGCTTTGGTCATGGCACTGCTCATATTTTTTATCCCCACGCGCAGCGCGGATGCCGAAACCCCTACCCTGATGGGCACTAACGTGATCAATAAAATGCCCTGGCACATTGTTATCCTTTTCGGGGGTGGTTTTGCCCTGGCCAAGGGCTTCCAGAGCACCGGACTTTCAGCATTGATCGGCCAAAACTTTGCAGGTATCGGTCAGCTGCACCCCATCGTGATGATATTTATGATCTGTACGGTCATGACCTTTTTAACCGAAGTGACCTCCAATACCGCCACCACCCAAATGGTTCTGCCGATCTTGGCGTCGCTTGCCGTTGACATCAACATCAATCCGATGCTGCTCATGATCCCGGCCACCCTCTCGGCCTCCTGTGCCTTTATGATGCCGATTGCCACTCCCCCCAATGCCATCGTTTTTAGCAGCGGACGAATCAAAATCGCGGAAATGGCCAAAACGGGAATTATCATCAATATCATCGGTATCATAATGGTAACCCTTTTATACTTCATCGGGCCGGCCATCTTTAACATCGATGTAAATGTCTTCCCCGATTGGGCGCGGCAGATCGGATCTGGAACAAATTAAAACCTATCTCAAAAATGCACCTAATCCGCCAGAGGTGGAAAGGGAGTTCAATGGTCCGCCAATATCGTGGCAGATTACAAATCGATTCAAAATGCTCGGTTACTTCAGGTTGAACCCGTTACCCGCTTGTCCGCCTCCGGTGGGTTAGCCCGTCTGCCGGTTAGGAATATCAAATTAGACTTTTTTCCTTTTTAACGGGCATAACCGGCTCAACTGGGAACCGGCAAACCGAACTAGGTAATCTACTATTTTTGAGATAGGTTACGGTTCTTATTGGTTTACAGCCGCGGCTTTTGTCGACTTGAATCTATAGTGCCAATTCTTGAGGGGAGCAAATACAACTAAGTCACAATAAGAAATAACGATATGACCCCTAAGGCAGATACCCGCTAGGTTGGGACCAACGTCTTAGGCTTGTGAAAAAGCCAGGTGGCGAGGAACCGGATGCGGGTTTAAAATGAAATGAAGTTGATCATTTACTTATTTTGAACTCGGGCATATAG belongs to Desulfobacterales bacterium and includes:
- a CDS encoding NAD-dependent malic enzyme, which produces MADLTIPDGLSGHEIINDNLYNKGTAFTHAERMALGLDGLLPPVVDTIEAQEARVMENYDKKPSDIEKYIFLMTLLDQNLTLFNRVLVNHLEEMMPIIYTPTVGEACREYSHIFRRPQGIFLTADEKGRYAELLEQWPGKDVRVIVVTDGERILGLGDLGASGMGIPVGKLCLYAAGAGIPFQHCLPVMIDVGTNNAEFINDPHYIGLRQERLRGEAYDEIIEEFVIAVQEIFPKALIQFEDFGNQNAFRLLKNYRDRICVFNDDIQGTACVSLAGLLAAMRLGHRNLQDQTFLFMGAGEAGTGIGQLIVSALVKSGMSLADARQRCWYVDSNGLVVKSREGLADHKKPFAHDHAPVPDFLSAVQALKPTAIVGVSAQAGKFDKQVLQTMAEINEQPIIFALSNPTANAECTAGEAYTWTQGRCLFASGSPFDPVTIDQKTFIPGQGNNAYIFPGVGLGVIASQAKHVTEDMFLAAAETLAKQVSQADFESGRIYPPLNTIRQISLHIAVAVAQLAFEKGLARIQQPDNLAAFIQSQMYEPHYTSHV
- a CDS encoding SLC13 family permease, which produces MPDKSSKPVRSISQKTGLILGPVLFLMVILILDLEPGKPVVTRMAAIAVLMAVWWITDAIPLFATSLLPMILYPLLGILSTKATAPIYVNSTIFLFLGGFMIALTMEQWNLHKRIAVYIIRLIGGGPSRIVLGFMVAAAFLSMWISNTATAIMMLPIGLAIVSKMESDFGAKETHKLTLGLMLGIAYACSVGGMATLVGTPPNLAFARIFSITFPAAKPIAFGTWFVMALPLAAVFLVVIWWMLTKVLYRVPAHVTIDKSIVNKAYKELGPMSFEERVVLLIFSLTAVLWVFRKDLILGFVSIPGWSNLLPYPKLIDDGTVALVMALLIFFIPTRSADAETPTLMGTNVINKMPWHIVILFGGGFALAKGFQSTGLSALIGQNFAGIGQLHPIVMIFMICTVMTFLTEVTSNTATTQMVLPILASLAVDININPMLLMIPATLSASCAFMMPIATPPNAIVFSSGRIKIAEMAKTGIIINIIGIIMVTLLYFIGPAIFNIDVNVFPDWARQIGSGTN